The proteins below come from a single Polynucleobacter sp. MWH-UH23A genomic window:
- a CDS encoding META domain-containing protein — protein MPQKTPHLQPTSQTSKRPFLAFLVLILGFLGGCANVIPPCGAKISPPSSELRNTRWELTRWNLPPNSKGEVRARQIPQGEASNPIQIAFDANGQRVSGSTGCNRFTAELDEDSRGFSLSKIASTKMACTPQRMELENDFLYQLNDYRSIIRNGDQLLMVGNDREVLSFTQRQSTNK, from the coding sequence ATGCCCCAGAAAACACCCCATTTACAACCCACCAGTCAGACCTCAAAAAGGCCTTTTCTGGCTTTTTTAGTCTTGATCTTGGGCTTTCTCGGGGGCTGCGCCAACGTTATTCCACCCTGTGGCGCCAAAATTAGCCCGCCTAGCAGCGAGTTACGTAACACCCGCTGGGAGCTCACCCGTTGGAACCTACCCCCCAACAGCAAAGGTGAGGTCCGCGCCCGTCAAATACCCCAAGGAGAGGCGAGCAACCCTATTCAAATTGCTTTTGATGCAAATGGTCAACGCGTCAGCGGTTCAACAGGCTGCAATCGCTTTACCGCAGAACTGGATGAGGATTCACGTGGATTTAGCTTAAGCAAAATCGCCAGCACTAAGATGGCTTGCACCCCCCAGCGTATGGAATTAGAGAATGACTTTTTATACCAACTCAATGACTACCGTAGCATCATTCGCAATGGCGATCAATTGCTCATGGTTGGCAACGATCGTGAAGTATTAAGTTTTACCCAACGTCAATCAACAAATAAATAA
- the rpsP gene encoding 30S ribosomal protein S16: protein MVVIRLARGGSKKRPFYSIVATDKRNRRDSNFIERIGYFNPNAAESEQAMRIAQDRLTYWTGVGAQVSPTVVRLIKNNPAA from the coding sequence ATGGTCGTCATTCGACTGGCACGTGGTGGCTCCAAGAAGCGCCCTTTTTACAGCATTGTTGCTACTGATAAGCGCAACCGTCGTGATTCGAACTTTATCGAGCGTATTGGCTATTTCAATCCAAACGCTGCAGAATCTGAGCAAGCAATGCGCATCGCTCAAGATCGTTTGACTTACTGGACTGGCGTTGGTGCACAAGTTTCTCCAACCGTAGTTCGTTTAATCAAAAACAATCCTGCTGCTTAA
- the rimM gene encoding ribosome maturation factor RimM (Essential for efficient processing of 16S rRNA), with amino-acid sequence MSTPSLNDLIELGAISEAQGLRGQVKVRPHSSDPVALLSSKTVWLSLIPRRDLNTSNTPAIEGSKASLTEYKVQGAKMHSGNVVMTLDGVSDRDQALALKGARILVARDAFPKAAKDDYYWIDLIGCHAINLQKESLGEVIDVTENGAHGVIAVGDLAKKEVRYLVPFVKEVVQSVDLPNKVITLDWQLDWQ; translated from the coding sequence ATGAGTACACCTTCCCTAAATGATTTAATTGAGCTTGGGGCCATCTCTGAGGCCCAAGGTTTACGAGGACAAGTGAAGGTTAGACCTCACTCATCAGATCCCGTAGCACTTCTTTCATCTAAAACTGTTTGGCTTTCCTTGATTCCCCGTAGGGATCTGAATACTTCTAACACCCCTGCAATAGAAGGCTCTAAGGCTTCATTGACTGAATACAAGGTACAGGGTGCAAAGATGCACAGTGGCAACGTAGTGATGACCTTAGATGGTGTTAGTGATCGGGATCAAGCCTTGGCACTTAAGGGCGCGCGTATCTTGGTTGCTCGTGATGCGTTTCCAAAAGCAGCCAAAGATGATTACTACTGGATTGATTTGATTGGATGCCATGCAATCAATTTGCAAAAAGAATCGCTTGGTGAAGTCATTGATGTCACTGAGAATGGGGCTCATGGCGTCATTGCCGTTGGCGATCTTGCCAAGAAAGAAGTTCGATATCTTGTTCCCTTTGTGAAAGAGGTAGTGCAAAGCGTAGACTTGCCAAATAAAGTAATCACGCTTGATTGGCAATTGGATTGGCAATAG
- the trmD gene encoding tRNA (guanosine(37)-N1)-methyltransferase TrmD, which yields MRFDVVTLFPEMFSALTQWGITGRACEQSLASVHLWNPRDFCSDPRKTVDDRAYGGGPGMVMMAKPLEATVAGIRAAHTAEEVKSGPICLLAPQGERFSQKIATDILNYGNLTLICGRYEAVDQRFIDRNVDLQLSIGDFVLSGGEIPAMAIMDAVIRLIPGALGDGESAAQDSFMNGLLDYPHYTRPEIYENLSVPDVLLGGHHAKIADWRRQKSLELTLRLRPDLIESARANGLLTREDEQFLRSL from the coding sequence ATGCGCTTTGATGTAGTCACTCTCTTTCCGGAAATGTTCTCCGCACTAACGCAGTGGGGGATTACCGGGCGCGCATGCGAACAATCTTTGGCCAGCGTGCATTTATGGAATCCACGAGACTTTTGTAGCGATCCTCGCAAGACTGTTGATGATCGTGCGTATGGGGGTGGTCCAGGTATGGTCATGATGGCCAAGCCACTGGAAGCTACGGTAGCTGGAATTCGGGCTGCTCATACTGCGGAAGAGGTCAAAAGTGGCCCAATTTGTCTTTTGGCACCCCAAGGTGAGCGTTTTTCTCAGAAGATAGCGACAGATATCCTTAATTACGGTAATTTAACCCTCATTTGTGGTCGGTATGAGGCTGTAGACCAGCGTTTTATCGATCGAAATGTGGATTTACAGCTCTCAATCGGCGATTTTGTGCTTTCTGGGGGTGAAATTCCCGCTATGGCAATCATGGATGCGGTCATCCGCCTCATCCCTGGGGCTCTTGGGGATGGTGAATCTGCCGCTCAAGATAGCTTTATGAATGGTCTTTTGGATTACCCGCACTACACCAGACCTGAGATTTATGAAAATTTATCGGTACCAGACGTGCTTTTGGGCGGACATCACGCTAAAATAGCGGATTGGCGTCGGCAGAAGTCTTTAGAGCTGACGTTAAGGCTAAGGCCGGATTTAATTGAATCTGCCAGAGCCAATGGGTTGCTAACCCGAGAAGATGAACAATTTCTTCGCTCGCTGTGA
- the rplS gene encoding 50S ribosomal protein L19 — translation MNLIAKIEQEEIARLSANKNMPSFAPGDTVVVSVNVVEGTRKRTQAFEGVVIAKRNRGLNSSFIVRKISSGEGVERTFQTYSPLIASVEVKRRGDVRRAKLYYLRDRSGKSARIKEKLQARNKPEAAAAE, via the coding sequence ATGAATTTAATCGCAAAAATTGAGCAAGAAGAAATTGCTCGCTTAAGTGCTAACAAGAATATGCCAAGCTTTGCGCCTGGCGATACAGTAGTAGTTAGCGTAAACGTTGTTGAAGGTACACGTAAGCGTACCCAGGCCTTTGAAGGCGTTGTGATTGCAAAGCGCAATCGCGGACTCAATTCAAGCTTTATCGTGCGTAAGATTTCTTCTGGTGAAGGCGTTGAGCGTACATTTCAAACTTACTCACCATTGATCGCTAGCGTTGAAGTAAAACGTCGCGGTGATGTGCGTCGCGCTAAGTTGTACTACTTGCGTGATCGCTCCGGTAAGTCTGCACGTATTAAAGAAAAGCTCCAAGCTCGTAACAAGCCAGAGGCTGCTGCCGCTGAGTAA
- a CDS encoding CoA pyrophosphatase, with amino-acid sequence MSKTSIPEVGAINVAAPPGFDAQAIPIHQVCSDQKKISPEFLEPKALKARLQSPPQWEPEITDENRHVIAADIIARRQAAGKVTRAAVLIPLLLKEDGLSVLLTQRTNHLRDHAGQISFPGGRMDPEDQSPNETALRESHEEIGLDPRRVEIIGHLPEYLTVSGYSVTPVVGLVQPQAEYVLDEFEVADVFEVPLQFLLDPANHQVRLWESEQGGRRFYSMPYENRFIWGATAGMLRNLYHLLKV; translated from the coding sequence ATGTCAAAAACATCCATTCCTGAAGTAGGTGCAATTAATGTGGCCGCGCCTCCAGGCTTTGATGCGCAGGCTATCCCGATTCATCAAGTTTGCTCAGATCAAAAGAAGATTTCCCCAGAATTTTTAGAGCCTAAGGCTTTAAAAGCAAGGTTGCAGTCGCCTCCTCAGTGGGAACCAGAAATTACTGATGAGAATCGCCATGTCATTGCGGCCGATATCATTGCGCGTCGACAAGCCGCTGGCAAGGTAACTCGCGCGGCTGTGTTAATTCCTTTGCTATTAAAAGAAGATGGCTTATCTGTTTTGTTGACGCAAAGAACAAATCACTTGCGTGATCATGCTGGACAGATTAGCTTTCCAGGTGGTCGTATGGATCCAGAGGACCAAAGTCCTAATGAAACTGCTTTAAGAGAGAGTCACGAGGAGATTGGATTAGATCCTCGTCGCGTCGAGATTATTGGACATTTACCAGAATATTTGACTGTATCTGGTTACAGCGTTACGCCGGTAGTCGGCTTGGTGCAACCTCAGGCAGAATATGTATTAGATGAGTTTGAAGTGGCGGATGTATTTGAGGTTCCGCTACAGTTTTTGTTGGATCCTGCCAACCATCAAGTTAGACTATGGGAAAGCGAGCAGGGTGGCCGTCGTTTTTATTCAATGCCTTATGAGAACCGATTTATTTGGGGTGCTACTGCGGGAATGTTGCGTAACCTATATCATTTATTAAAAGTATGA
- a CDS encoding CobD/CbiB family protein: MTFFSILFALIAEQYRPVTSQHWIVRMSTRWLDWVAKEFGGKTEEGASPVGARMACLVAFILPTFLAFIVYVVCMMTYPILGFLWNVAIAYLFFGFRQFSHSFTLVHEAIEAHDLPAARAALGEWYGPELDTPDLTETEVISLALERAIIGSHHHVFGVLFWFMMPMGPAGVVLYRLADIAAQRWSERGDYNLSESARHFFYVIDWIPSRITAMGFAIVGNFEGAVYAWRYLTQKWSDSLSSVILAAGSGALGVRLGEPLSEPDSDEALRMAEAGEPLVYEVGLEPTERTMRSAVGLVWRLVIAWMALLLMLTIALWLG; encoded by the coding sequence ATGACTTTCTTTTCTATTCTCTTCGCCCTAATAGCCGAGCAATATCGCCCGGTTACTTCTCAACACTGGATTGTGCGTATGAGCACGCGCTGGTTGGATTGGGTTGCTAAAGAATTTGGTGGCAAAACAGAAGAGGGCGCCAGCCCAGTTGGTGCTCGCATGGCATGCTTGGTTGCTTTCATACTTCCAACCTTTTTAGCTTTTATCGTTTATGTCGTTTGTATGATGACATATCCGATTCTCGGATTTTTGTGGAACGTAGCGATCGCCTATTTATTTTTTGGCTTTCGTCAATTTAGTCATTCATTCACCTTGGTGCATGAGGCGATTGAAGCGCACGATTTACCAGCAGCGCGTGCTGCTTTAGGTGAATGGTATGGCCCCGAGTTGGACACCCCCGACCTTACTGAAACTGAGGTGATCTCATTAGCACTTGAACGCGCCATCATTGGCTCTCATCATCATGTATTTGGTGTGCTGTTCTGGTTCATGATGCCAATGGGTCCAGCGGGTGTTGTGCTCTATCGTTTAGCAGATATTGCCGCTCAACGTTGGTCAGAGCGTGGCGATTACAACCTAAGTGAATCCGCACGCCATTTCTTTTACGTGATTGATTGGATTCCGTCACGCATTACCGCGATGGGTTTTGCGATCGTGGGTAATTTCGAGGGCGCTGTGTATGCCTGGCGTTACCTCACGCAGAAGTGGTCTGATTCTTTGTCATCAGTGATCTTAGCTGCAGGTAGTGGTGCGCTTGGTGTGCGTTTGGGCGAGCCATTGAGCGAGCCAGATAGTGATGAGGCTTTGCGTATGGCTGAGGCTGGTGAGCCTCTGGTCTATGAGGTAGGTTTGGAGCCAACAGAACGCACGATGCGTTCAGCAGTAGGATTGGTCTGGCGCTTGGTTATCGCTTGGATGGCTTTGTTGCTAATGCTGACCATCGCTCTTTGGCTTGGCTAA
- the rsgA gene encoding ribosome small subunit-dependent GTPase A, with product MDQFHALLTASYGRHYLAQCLVSDATGNESPSGPLIQVSTPAKQHIGAVGDRMLLEMTSADQARIIEIEPRQNILYRSDAFKSKIIASNVDQILVVLATQPAFSPDLLGRAVVAAEANQIDLHILLNKCDLKDQLENARKIIAPYARMGYPVSEVSAKFDPASIDALRPILQGKVSVFVGQSGMGKSSLLNAWVPNAAALTQEYSVRLDTGKHTTTACRYFELPESWGKAANGKLGALIDSPGFQEFGLAHMSVSELQHAFREFKDLLGKCRFHNCAHQSEPDCAIRDAVDKNEIAPERLALFRQLRSDSKTADIQIQGISQAKERWSALATKPSKR from the coding sequence ATGGATCAATTTCACGCGCTACTCACCGCCTCTTATGGAAGACATTATTTAGCGCAATGCTTGGTGAGCGATGCCACAGGCAACGAATCCCCCAGTGGCCCACTAATTCAGGTCAGTACACCCGCAAAACAACATATCGGCGCTGTGGGTGATCGCATGTTGTTAGAGATGACCTCCGCTGATCAAGCACGCATTATTGAAATAGAGCCACGCCAAAATATTTTGTATCGCTCAGATGCATTTAAAAGCAAGATCATTGCTTCGAATGTCGATCAAATATTAGTAGTGCTGGCTACGCAGCCTGCTTTCTCTCCCGATCTATTGGGTAGAGCAGTTGTAGCAGCTGAAGCCAATCAGATTGACTTACACATTCTGCTCAATAAATGCGACCTTAAAGATCAATTAGAAAATGCCCGCAAGATCATTGCGCCTTATGCACGTATGGGCTACCCAGTCAGCGAAGTATCAGCAAAATTTGATCCGGCTTCGATTGATGCTCTTCGTCCGATATTGCAAGGCAAAGTCTCTGTATTTGTTGGGCAATCTGGCATGGGCAAATCCAGTCTTCTCAATGCATGGGTACCCAATGCGGCGGCGCTTACTCAGGAATACTCTGTGCGCCTTGATACCGGGAAGCACACCACAACCGCCTGTCGCTACTTTGAGCTTCCAGAGTCTTGGGGAAAAGCTGCCAACGGCAAATTAGGCGCCCTCATAGATTCACCAGGATTTCAGGAGTTTGGCCTAGCCCACATGTCAGTGAGCGAATTACAGCACGCCTTCAGAGAATTTAAAGACTTACTAGGCAAGTGCCGCTTTCATAACTGTGCCCATCAATCAGAGCCTGACTGTGCAATTCGTGATGCGGTAGATAAAAATGAAATAGCGCCAGAAAGACTAGCGCTATTCAGACAACTACGATCGGACTCAAAGACTGCCGATATTCAAATTCAGGGAATTAGCCAAGCCAAAGAGCGATGGTCAGCATTAGCAACAAAGCCATCCAAGCGATAA
- a CDS encoding M48 family metallopeptidase, with the protein MTFTTIFLIAFIASFGLRHWLSQRQIRHVSKHRDAVPVDFAEKITLADHQKAADYTIAKLRLGILENGVSAIILIAFTLLGGLEILNIALLNYFGPGITQQIALLASIALISGIIDLPFSWYKQFYLEERFGFNRMSKKLFFVDLVKGVALGAAIGLPLLWVILSLMAKAGDLWWLWSWGVLTAFSLLMQWIFPTFIAPLFNKFQALEDGPLKTQIEALLARCDFASQGLFVMDGSKRSAHGNAFFAGMGKAKRIVFFDTLIEKLNPGEVEAVLAHELGHFKRNHIRKRLLASFALSFGMFALLGWISTQAWFYTDLGVMPNLNGYNGGLALALFMLVSPVFSFFFTPLGSLASRKHEYEADGFAAEKSSANDLISALVKLYQDNASTLTPDPIYTAFYSSHPPAPLRIANLQRFSKS; encoded by the coding sequence ATGACATTCACTACTATTTTCTTAATCGCTTTTATTGCTAGCTTTGGCCTGCGCCACTGGCTTTCTCAACGCCAAATTCGCCATGTATCCAAGCATCGAGATGCAGTACCTGTCGATTTTGCTGAAAAAATTACCCTAGCTGACCACCAAAAAGCAGCTGACTACACGATCGCCAAATTACGCCTCGGTATCTTAGAAAACGGTGTCAGCGCCATCATTTTAATTGCCTTCACTCTCTTGGGTGGCCTTGAAATCTTAAATATTGCTTTATTAAATTATTTTGGCCCAGGCATTACTCAGCAAATTGCACTACTAGCCTCAATTGCCCTTATCTCCGGCATCATTGATCTCCCCTTTTCTTGGTATAAGCAGTTTTATTTAGAAGAGCGCTTTGGCTTTAATCGCATGAGCAAAAAATTGTTTTTTGTAGATCTTGTGAAAGGCGTTGCTCTTGGTGCCGCCATCGGACTACCATTGCTATGGGTCATTCTTTCGCTGATGGCAAAAGCGGGTGATCTCTGGTGGCTATGGTCTTGGGGTGTATTAACTGCATTTAGCCTTCTCATGCAGTGGATCTTTCCAACATTCATAGCACCTCTATTCAACAAATTCCAAGCATTAGAAGATGGCCCGCTTAAAACACAAATCGAAGCACTCCTTGCTCGCTGTGACTTTGCTAGCCAAGGCTTATTTGTGATGGATGGTAGCAAGCGCAGCGCCCATGGAAACGCTTTCTTTGCTGGCATGGGCAAAGCCAAGCGCATTGTGTTTTTCGACACCCTCATTGAAAAACTCAACCCTGGAGAAGTGGAAGCCGTTCTTGCTCACGAACTCGGACACTTCAAACGGAATCACATCCGCAAACGTTTGCTCGCCTCCTTCGCACTTAGCTTTGGTATGTTCGCGCTACTAGGCTGGATCAGCACTCAAGCTTGGTTCTATACCGATCTTGGTGTGATGCCAAATCTAAATGGTTATAACGGCGGTCTCGCCTTAGCTCTGTTTATGCTGGTGTCGCCTGTGTTTAGCTTTTTCTTTACACCACTAGGTAGCCTAGCCTCGCGCAAACATGAATATGAGGCAGATGGATTTGCCGCAGAAAAATCATCGGCAAATGATTTAATCTCGGCCTTGGTCAAGCTATACCAAGACAATGCTTCCACCCTAACACCAGATCCAATCTATACGGCTTTTTATAGCTCTCATCCACCGGCGCCATTACGCATCGCCAACTTGCAGCGCTTTAGCAAATCCTAG
- the orn gene encoding oligoribonuclease, with product MSEQTNIASNSAPKSAPKPAPASEHLIWVDMEMSGLNPETERILEIAIIVTDAHLNTIATAPVWVVHQDDAVLDAMDAWNKGTHGRSGLIDKVKASTMDEAAVEAECIAFLKKYIKAGIAPMCGNTIGQDRRFMAKYMPKLEAYFHYRNIDVSTLKELCKRWHPELVKGFTKKQAHTALADIEESIEELKYYRDKFIVPLPPQ from the coding sequence ATGAGCGAACAAACCAACATAGCAAGCAATAGCGCACCTAAGAGTGCTCCTAAGCCCGCCCCAGCTAGCGAACATCTGATTTGGGTGGATATGGAGATGTCGGGCTTAAACCCAGAAACCGAGCGTATTTTAGAGATTGCCATCATCGTGACTGATGCGCATCTCAATACCATTGCCACTGCGCCAGTTTGGGTGGTACATCAAGATGATGCCGTGTTAGATGCGATGGACGCATGGAATAAAGGCACCCATGGTCGTTCGGGTTTAATTGATAAGGTAAAAGCATCTACGATGGATGAGGCTGCTGTTGAGGCAGAGTGCATCGCTTTTCTAAAAAAATATATTAAAGCTGGTATTGCACCGATGTGTGGAAATACGATTGGTCAAGATCGTCGCTTTATGGCGAAATACATGCCAAAGTTAGAGGCGTATTTTCATTATCGAAATATTGATGTATCAACATTAAAAGAATTGTGTAAGCGTTGGCACCCAGAGCTAGTGAAGGGCTTTACAAAAAAACAAGCGCATACCGCATTAGCAGATATTGAAGAATCGATTGAAGAGCTGAAATACTATCGCGATAAATTTATCGTGCCGCTACCACCGCAATAA
- the mog gene encoding molybdopterin adenylyltransferase — protein sequence MKHTEALERKSPNEVKIGLISISDRASKGVYQDEGIPALQTWLMKAISNPCTFHERLIADESEVITESIVELVDDFGCDLVLTTGGTGPSRRDVTPEATLEAGTREMPGFGEQMRQISLKFVPTAILSRQTAVLREIEGHAALVINLPGQPKAIAETLEGLKDENGKSIVPGIFAAVPYCIDLIGGPYIETNEAVIKAFRPKSAIKK from the coding sequence ATGAAGCATACCGAAGCCCTAGAGCGTAAGTCGCCAAACGAGGTCAAAATTGGCCTTATCTCCATCTCTGATAGAGCCAGCAAAGGCGTCTATCAAGATGAGGGGATTCCTGCCCTGCAGACCTGGCTCATGAAAGCGATTAGCAACCCCTGCACCTTCCATGAGCGACTGATTGCCGATGAGTCTGAAGTCATTACCGAATCCATCGTTGAACTTGTTGATGACTTTGGCTGTGACTTAGTTTTAACAACTGGCGGCACTGGCCCATCAAGACGGGATGTAACTCCAGAGGCAACCCTTGAAGCGGGCACCCGAGAGATGCCTGGGTTTGGTGAACAAATGCGCCAAATTAGCCTTAAATTCGTACCCACAGCCATCCTTTCAAGGCAGACTGCGGTACTTCGTGAGATTGAAGGACACGCTGCCCTCGTGATCAACTTGCCGGGTCAACCCAAGGCAATTGCAGAGACCCTTGAGGGCCTTAAGGATGAAAACGGTAAATCTATCGTGCCTGGAATCTTTGCCGCTGTCCCCTACTGCATCGATCTCATTGGCGGTCCATATATAGAAACCAATGAAGCGGTCATCAAAGCCTTTAGACCAAAGAGTGCAATTAAGAAATAG
- the pmbA gene encoding metalloprotease PmbA — protein MFTYTSHQFQEIVDFMLKEAKRRGASDAVAEVSEGQGLSVTVRKGEVETIEQSLDKQVGVTVFLGHRRGNASTSDFSKASLKTTVEAAYHIAQHTAEDDCAGPAEAKLLEKKPRDLDLFHPWDIDAAHAVEIARSAEGAAFAVSKQIQNSDGASVSAHHAHFMMATSQGFMGGYPFSRHYISCAPIASLGGKKSQMQRDDWYSSSRIPSELADPASIGRYAAQRALSRLKARSLSTRRCPVIFEAPLAAGLLGGLVQAVSGGALYRRSSFLLDSLGKQVLPKHVSLFENPHLKSMTGSAPFDEEGVKTSARTVVDKGTLQGYFLSTYSARKLGMKTTGNAGGSHHLRLQSKKTPKGGLPALLKEMGTGLLVTELMGQGVNYVTGDYSRGAFGYWVENGEIQYPVEEVTIAGNLRDMLMDIVSIGSDSLIRGTKETGSILIGSMMVGGK, from the coding sequence ATGTTTACATATACATCTCACCAGTTTCAGGAAATTGTCGATTTCATGCTCAAAGAGGCCAAAAGAAGGGGTGCCTCAGATGCGGTTGCGGAAGTTTCTGAGGGTCAAGGTCTGTCAGTCACTGTTCGTAAAGGCGAGGTTGAAACGATTGAGCAAAGCTTAGATAAGCAAGTTGGAGTAACCGTATTTTTAGGGCATCGCCGTGGCAATGCCAGCACGAGTGATTTTTCTAAAGCATCATTAAAGACAACCGTTGAAGCTGCGTATCACATTGCCCAGCATACGGCTGAAGATGATTGTGCGGGTCCTGCCGAAGCGAAGTTGCTTGAAAAGAAGCCTAGGGATTTAGATTTGTTTCATCCGTGGGATATCGATGCCGCGCACGCAGTTGAAATTGCGCGATCAGCAGAGGGCGCCGCTTTTGCTGTGAGTAAGCAAATTCAAAATAGTGATGGCGCTTCGGTATCAGCACATCATGCGCATTTTATGATGGCAACCTCTCAAGGATTTATGGGTGGTTATCCATTCTCACGCCACTACATTTCTTGTGCGCCGATTGCAAGTCTTGGCGGAAAAAAATCTCAGATGCAAAGAGATGATTGGTATTCCAGCTCTCGTATTCCAAGCGAGCTAGCAGATCCCGCATCGATTGGGCGTTACGCAGCACAAAGAGCACTTTCACGTCTGAAGGCAAGATCACTAAGCACACGCCGTTGCCCAGTAATCTTTGAAGCACCTTTGGCTGCTGGCCTATTGGGTGGCTTGGTTCAAGCTGTCTCGGGTGGTGCTTTATATCGCCGTTCCAGTTTCTTGCTCGATAGCTTGGGCAAGCAAGTATTGCCAAAGCATGTCAGTCTTTTTGAAAACCCCCATCTCAAGTCAATGACTGGTAGTGCTCCTTTTGATGAAGAGGGTGTCAAAACTAGCGCACGCACAGTTGTTGATAAAGGTACTTTGCAAGGCTATTTTTTATCTACTTATTCAGCGCGTAAGTTGGGTATGAAAACAACTGGCAATGCAGGTGGCTCCCATCACTTGCGTTTGCAAAGTAAAAAAACGCCGAAGGGTGGATTGCCTGCACTATTAAAGGAAATGGGCACTGGCTTATTGGTAACTGAATTAATGGGGCAAGGTGTGAACTATGTCACGGGAGATTATTCACGTGGAGCGTTTGGGTATTGGGTTGAGAATGGTGAGATACAGTATCCAGTAGAAGAGGTAACCATCGCTGGTAACTTGCGCGATATGCTGATGGATATCGTGTCGATTGGCAGTGATTCGCTCATACGGGGAACCAAGGAGACGGGTTCAATCCTGATTGGTTCAATGATGGTTGGCGGAAAATAA
- the dctP gene encoding TRAP transporter substrate-binding protein DctP: MQRRSFLKKATVGAGVAAGVTALGAPAIAQSLPTLNWRLVSSFPKSLDTLYGTPEVFASALRKATDGKFNVKVFAAGEVVPALQVLDAVQNGTVECGHTASYYYLGKNSAFIFDTAAPFGLTARQQSAWMLHGNGMKLMRELYASYNIVNFLGGQTGTQMGGWFRKEIKSPEDLKGLKFRIAGFAGQVLSKLGVVPQQLPAGEIYSALEKGTIDAAEFVGPYDDEKLGLAKVAKNYYYPAFWEGAAGLSFLVNKKQWDSLPPSYQAAWEAACYEAHTDMCAKYDALNPPALQRLLQNGAVLRKFNTSIMEACFKASQETYAEESAKNPQFKKIFDDYRAFRNMEAQWFNVAEQAFAQFSFNKKL, from the coding sequence ATGCAAAGACGTTCGTTTTTAAAGAAGGCAACTGTAGGCGCTGGTGTTGCGGCTGGTGTAACTGCCCTTGGGGCCCCAGCAATTGCGCAGAGTTTACCTACCTTGAACTGGCGTTTGGTATCCAGTTTCCCAAAATCACTGGATACTTTGTATGGAACCCCTGAGGTATTTGCTAGTGCATTACGCAAAGCTACTGACGGCAAATTCAATGTCAAGGTATTTGCTGCTGGAGAAGTAGTGCCCGCATTGCAGGTATTGGATGCAGTACAAAATGGTACGGTTGAGTGTGGTCATACAGCGAGTTACTACTATCTTGGAAAGAACAGTGCGTTTATTTTTGATACTGCTGCCCCATTTGGACTTACAGCGCGTCAACAATCTGCTTGGATGTTGCATGGCAATGGCATGAAGCTAATGCGTGAACTCTATGCCAGCTACAACATCGTGAATTTCCTTGGCGGTCAAACTGGTACACAGATGGGTGGCTGGTTTCGTAAAGAGATTAAATCACCAGAAGATTTAAAGGGCTTGAAATTCCGTATCGCTGGTTTTGCTGGTCAGGTCTTATCAAAACTTGGTGTTGTGCCACAGCAGTTGCCTGCGGGTGAAATTTACTCTGCTCTTGAGAAGGGTACGATCGATGCTGCTGAATTTGTAGGTCCATACGATGATGAGAAATTGGGTTTAGCAAAGGTCGCTAAAAATTACTATTACCCAGCCTTCTGGGAGGGCGCTGCAGGACTTTCATTCTTAGTTAATAAGAAGCAGTGGGATTCATTACCGCCGTCTTATCAAGCGGCGTGGGAAGCAGCTTGCTATGAAGCGCATACCGATATGTGCGCCAAGTACGATGCTCTGAATCCCCCAGCTTTGCAACGTCTATTACAGAATGGCGCAGTTTTGCGTAAGTTCAACACTTCGATCATGGAGGCATGCTTTAAAGCAAGCCAAGAAACATACGCTGAAGAATCTGCAAAAAATCCACAATTTAAGAAGATTTTTGATGACTATCGTGCCTTCAGAAATATGGAGGCGCAATGGTTCAACGTTGCAGAGCAAGCTTTTGCGCAATTTAGTTTTAATAAAAAGCTATAA